A window of the Hordeum vulgare subsp. vulgare chromosome 5H, MorexV3_pseudomolecules_assembly, whole genome shotgun sequence genome harbors these coding sequences:
- the LOC123396352 gene encoding RNA polymerase II subunit A C-terminal domain phosphatase SSU72 isoform X2 — translation MTAPRRWRFAMVCSSNMNRSMEAHAVLGRAALDVESYGTGSQVKLPGPSMHEPNVYDFGTPYGGIYDDLRRKDPDLYKRNGLLPMLKRNISVKLAPQRWQDNTGDGVFDMILTFEERVFDLVVEDMNNREQRLLKSVLIINMDVKDNHEEAAVGAKLALDLCHKTFLFRAPCP, via the exons ATGACGGCGCCGAGGAGGTGGAGGTTCGCGATGGTCTGCTCGTCGAACATGAACCGAAGCATGGAGGCGCACGCGGTGCTGGGCCGCGCGGCGCTAGACGTCGAGTCCTACGGCACCGGCTCCCAGGTGAAGCTCCCAGGCCCGTCGATGCACGAGCCCAACGTCTACGACTTCGGCACCCCTTACGGAGGCATCTACGACGACCTCCGCCGCAAGGACCCCGACCT GTACAAGAGGAACGGCCTGCTGCCAATGCTGAAGAGGAACATCTCAGTGAAGCTGGCGCCGCAGAGGTGGCAGGATAACACCGGCGATGGGGTGTTTGATATGATACTCACCTTTGAGGAGAGGGTCTTCGACTTAGTTGTTGAAG ATATGAATAACCGCGAGCAGAGGTTATTGAAGAGCGTGCTGATAATCAATATGGACGTGAAAGATAACCATGAAGAAGCTGCTGTTGGGGCGAAGCTTGCTTTAGATTTGTGCCACAAG ACATTCCTCTTCAGGGCACCCTGTCCTTGA